The Dreissena polymorpha isolate Duluth1 chromosome 2, UMN_Dpol_1.0, whole genome shotgun sequence nucleotide sequence TACCGTATTTTCTCTATGTTATTAGATAGGTATTCATTTGACACATAgcaaaaatgtgatttttacaatattgaagacgAGCACACTTGTTTGACCCCATTTTTGAGTGCATGTAAAACAATAGTACAACCATGTTGAGACATTGCTGGGTCctatgtattaatatttaaatattgtacaaaaagAAGACCATCCATGACGCAATTTATGTCATTATCAAAATATGCATTTGGTCTATGTTAACTTCTGACAAGTtacttaattttacaataattttgtaaCATATAATATGAACAGAGCTTTAGTTTCTTTAGTTCTAACGATTTTTTATCAAACAATGAAAACTGTTTTTATCGTAagtaaaagcttttttttttcaaataagtaGTGCATATAACAacatcatttttgttaaaaataatttatgatattaaaaaacaaaaatgaacaatGATAAGCACAAAGTATTTTATTATACCGGTTTTGGTCCACCGTGACATGGGACAAATATTCAGTATTAGACAAATAATATGGAACCAGTCAATATAATACATAACTGTCTAAttacttatacaaatatatataaatgcatatttgtttaacatttgcaatacttattcaataaaaatattaaaaggttCCACAAAGGAAAAGAAGTTCACATTTCCAGCAACTGAATCAAAATATGGTATGTGATTTTATTACTGGAGTACTTTGTAACTTACATCTCGTACAACAACATATCCGTATACAACCGATTGTGCTCTTGCATCAAGGATTAATGGCAAAAGTTTTGTTActgattattaatataataattgtaaagAATCCAAGATCCTGTGACAAAATATACCAATGCCACATTAAAGCATTCTTTACTCCTACccaaatattaattgaaatacaCATATATCAAATGTTCATGTTGGAGATATAACTAAGCAGTTATGACTAATGAGTGATTTGTCAAATATTAAGGAAAGTGCAGAGAGGAGTAATTATTCATTGGCAATTGAGTGAACAAGAAATATAAGAAATTTTGATAATAGATTATAACAAACTGGTAAATTCATTTAAGAAGAATTGCATTAAAGGCAACATTGTCTCAATTTAAcaacaaacaagatatgtgtttgtcagaaacactatgtccccttttgcgccgctttgaagctatatatttgacctttgaccttgaaggatgaccttgacctttcaccactaaaaatgtgcagctccatgagatacacatgcatgccaaatatcaagttgctatcttcaatattgcaaaagttattgcaaatgttaaagttggagcaaacaaacacacaaacaaagcaacaaaccaacagacagggcaaaaacaatatgtcccccactatagtggtgggggacataaaaaccaaAACAAGAGGACCAATTAAAGGTCATAAGGCGATTACCTGAGGCCTCAAtgctgttaacaaggtttcatgATAGACTTAAGGAAAGCTGCCCCAtcaactggcagccatgtttttgatgttttttgtACCACAATCATTTTTTGAACTCCTAAGAATATTACACATTTATCAGCAAgtatatatgtggcctctagagcgttcacaagctttttctttagtTTGGCCTATGACCTTTTGTTTTTCACCTCACATGAGCAAATTTCATGATATCTGAGATATCATTGGCAAAGATGTTCTTACAAAGTTTTGTGTAGATTTGGGAAATACATTTGCCCTCATAGGCTTATTCAAATTTAGCCTAGTGacccttgtttttgaccccacatggtCCAGTTTCAAACTTAGCCATCATATCAAGGATAAAattactgaccaagtttcacaaagatttgTGAAATTAATGTGAAAATATTCAGAAAGCAAATGTTGAGACGCAAGACGCACCTGGAATGACAGACAGATGGTGATCACATAAGCTCATCATCAGCAAATTGTGCCCAGGTGAGCAAAAcaacaaatctttaaaaagcaTAAAACACATTCTGCGCCCATTAGGACCCAGAATCCATTACCCTTGCAACAGTGACTACCAGCTGTTCACATGTGTGTTCATTCCAGGTCTGGGTGGTGAATAGGCCCCCACACTGGGTGCACTTGTACCTGATGTTGTCCTCAATATCTCCCATGTCTCCCTCGACATTATGTACCTTTACGTGATGATCTAATCCAACTTGGGTCTTACACTTTTTGCTACAAATTTCGCACTCAAATGGTTTGCTGTTTTTCTCGTTGTACCTTTCCCTATGACGCTTCTTTAAATGCATGCTCTTGCCTGTAAGGGATTCAAATATCTCGCCGCACTCTTCGCATGCATACTGTTTAACCACTTTGTCCCCGGAATGTATTTCCATATGCTTATTGAGTTTAGCTGGTCGATCGAAACTTCGTCCGCATTCTTGGCAGTCAAATTTCATAGGCTGGTTTTCGTGAGCTGATCTTTCATGGCTCTTGCATGTCCGCTTAGTGTAGAAACATTTGTCACAGTAGGAACATTTGATTGATTTCACCTCCTTGTGTATAGACATGTGGTCATCGTAGCTTTCCTTCCTCATCAAGACCTTACCACAGATTTCACAAGTGAACCCAACACGTTGACCTTTCTCATCCACCTGGTGTGTACGCATGTGTAAATCCAGTTCTGCCCTTCGTACAAACTCCTTCCCACACTCGCGACAAGGGAAGTCCTTCACTGGCTCGTGCCTCTTCTTATGGATGTGGTAACTGCCCCTCTGAATAAAAGCCTGCCCGCATACCTCACACTTGTACCGCTTGTTTCCCGTGTGTATGTCCATATGCTGCTGGAAGCCATACAATCTTATCCGCTTGTGACAAATGAGGCACTCTTTCTTCTCTAACTCCCCTCTTGGCCGCGGGCTTTTCTCCACTTTGTTGCCAGTGTTGAGGTCCATTTGGTGGATGTTCTTCATGTGATTCCTCAAAGGCACCCGATCAAAGAAGGCAAACCCGCACACTGAGCATACCCAAGGTCGCTCACCAGTGTGTGTAAGCATGTGCAGGTCTCGACTCTTCTTCAAGGTGAATGTCTTCTCGCAGTGCTCACACTTGAACTGCAGGGCCTTGTTATGTTGGCGCTTGTGGATGGAGAACTCTGAACCACGCTTGAAGCTGGCCCCACACTCTCCACACACAAAAGGCTTTTCACCTAAA carries:
- the LOC127868775 gene encoding zinc finger protein 678-like isoform X2; this encodes MANDLSSKLDIMEKELKQIKQGAMVLIQAIVQVSTTTPGLNIASLHTSEGIARALRRCKDWVHLECTKNHAELSKAREREGRMLGVLSAVNPGDNLEEALTRMRAVFEESGEKNIDSKAAVSQVSNDLANSKVTKKNSNLITINLGEQRRSSSKVENTETTPSTIVAGLVEGANGASSINGDLFDSVVDHNGSENPGVDMEPVDIEEMSQQMGAEIDDKSSCVRINGEHFALDGTQIKMEPEFDTDGDGDADMEDAEELEDYFTDQEGATSTKKRRRRRKQSENVCKFCGRSFRCQSILSKHIRLHTGEKPFKCSTCDAAFRLKSYLLEHERTHTGEKPFVCGECGASFKRGSEFSIHKRQHNKALQFKCEHCEKTFTLKKSRDLHMLTHTGERPWVCSVCGFAFFDRVPLRNHMKNIHQMDLNTGNKVEKSPRPRGELEKKECLICHKRIRLYGFQQHMDIHTGNKRYKCEVCGQAFIQRGSYHIHKKRHEPVKDFPCRECGKEFVRRAELDLHMRTHQVDEKGQRVGFTCEICGKVLMRKESYDDHMSIHKEVKSIKCSYCDKCFYTKRTCKSHERSAHENQPMKFDCQECGRSFDRPAKLNKHMEIHSGDKVVKQYACEECGEIFESLTGKSMHLKKRHRERYNEKNSKPFECEICSKKCKTQVGLDHHVKVHNVEGDMGDIEDNIRYKCTQCGGLFTTQTWNEHTCEQLVVTVARVMDSGS